The following are from one region of the Paenibacillus sp. KS-LC4 genome:
- a CDS encoding sugar ABC transporter ATP-binding protein, with protein sequence MEPYVLELKAITKIFPGVKALSDVMFQLAPGEIHALMGENGAGKSTFIKIITGVHAPTEGEMYVNGQKVQFQSPNDAKRLGIAAIYQHVTCYPDLSVTENIFMGHEKVQKGTRRIRWGEMHKEAQRLLDDLGAKFSPRTLMGSLSVAEQQIVEIAKALSTDAKIIIMDEPTAALTKRESEELYRITERLRDRGASIIFISHRFEDMYRLASKVTVFRDGKYIGSWKVDEIDNKDLIVAMVGREITQLFPKTEATLGDEVLRTEGLGRTGYFADISFSLRRGEILGFTGLVGAGRTEVFQSLFGIDAYDRGQVFVKGEPARIENPQQAMKLGIGYLPEDRQKQGLVLDWEISRNITLTSLERFVSKGSLDTAKEEEEAVRLAQKMNVKAPSIYQLVSSLSGGNQQKVVFAKLLTADLDILILDEPTKGVDVGAKSAIYEIISTLAGQGYGVVMISSEMPEIIGMCDRVAVMREGRITAMLGQGEVTQENILQAAMESRSPNEALA encoded by the coding sequence ATGGAGCCATATGTTTTAGAATTGAAAGCGATTACAAAAATATTTCCCGGAGTGAAGGCGCTGAGCGATGTCATGTTCCAGCTGGCACCCGGCGAAATCCATGCGTTAATGGGTGAAAATGGGGCAGGCAAATCCACCTTCATTAAAATCATTACCGGCGTGCATGCGCCAACTGAAGGCGAGATGTATGTGAATGGACAGAAGGTACAGTTTCAAAGCCCGAATGACGCGAAGCGGCTCGGCATTGCCGCGATTTATCAGCATGTGACCTGCTATCCGGATCTCAGTGTGACGGAAAATATTTTTATGGGTCATGAAAAGGTTCAAAAAGGGACGCGCCGCATCCGCTGGGGCGAGATGCACAAGGAAGCGCAAAGGCTGCTGGATGACCTTGGCGCAAAATTCAGCCCGCGTACGCTGATGGGCTCGCTAAGCGTAGCGGAGCAGCAAATCGTCGAAATTGCGAAAGCGCTGTCAACCGATGCGAAAATCATCATTATGGATGAGCCGACAGCGGCGCTTACTAAGCGGGAGAGCGAGGAGCTATATCGGATCACAGAGCGGCTGCGGGATCGCGGTGCTTCGATTATTTTTATTTCCCATCGCTTCGAGGATATGTATCGCCTAGCTAGCAAGGTGACCGTGTTCCGCGATGGCAAATATATCGGCAGCTGGAAGGTCGATGAAATTGACAATAAGGATTTAATCGTCGCCATGGTGGGCCGTGAAATTACGCAGCTGTTCCCGAAGACGGAGGCGACGCTTGGGGATGAGGTGCTGAGGACGGAGGGGCTGGGCAGAACGGGCTATTTCGCAGATATTTCCTTTTCGCTGCGGCGCGGAGAAATATTAGGCTTTACCGGACTTGTAGGCGCAGGCCGCACAGAGGTATTCCAAAGCCTGTTCGGCATTGATGCGTATGACAGAGGACAGGTGTTTGTGAAGGGTGAGCCGGCTCGAATTGAAAATCCGCAGCAGGCGATGAAGCTTGGCATTGGCTATTTGCCTGAGGATCGGCAGAAGCAGGGGCTGGTGCTGGATTGGGAAATTTCGCGCAATATTACGCTGACCTCGCTTGAACGCTTCGTCAGCAAGGGCTCGCTGGATACGGCGAAGGAGGAGGAGGAAGCGGTTAGGCTGGCGCAAAAAATGAACGTCAAGGCGCCGAGCATTTACCAGCTGGTCAGCTCGCTGTCGGGCGGCAACCAGCAGAAGGTGGTATTCGCCAAGCTGCTGACCGCCGACCTCGACATTCTCATTCTCGATGAGCCGACGAAGGGTGTAGATGTTGGCGCAAAATCAGCCATCTATGAAATTATTAGCACTCTGGCAGGGCAAGGCTACGGCGTCGTTATGATTTCCTCGGAAATGCCGGAAATTATCGGGATGTGCGATCGGGTCGCGGTGATGCGCGAAGGCCGGATTACGGCGATGCTCGGTCAGGGCGAGGTGACGCAGGAAAATATTTTGCAGGCGGCGATGGAAAGCCGCAGCCCGAATGAGGCGCTGGCTTAG
- a CDS encoding ABC transporter permease, which translates to MAETKMAAKGLVNKPAEKQSLSAMVAKFRELGLLAFIIVLSLLVQLRNPSFLTLENMNDMITNTAILSILAVGMMLVIITRGIDLSIGATLALSGMVAALTVNAFPEVNPLIAILLGTAVGLVCGVVLGFLIAKMGILPIIATLGMMNVFRGLTFMASGGKWVSAHQMPTSFKAIATGSIFGINTLIVIAVVIYIVFYYFINHTRTGRQIYAVGSNPESAKISGIRNDRILWLVYSIMGGLSGLAGVLWVSKFASAQGDTAMGYELSVIAACVLGGVSIAGGSGKVSGVILGSILLGILNNALPLINVSPFWQMGIQGSIILIAVITNALVKRGVDRNNLMRRNI; encoded by the coding sequence ATGGCCGAAACAAAAATGGCTGCCAAGGGGTTAGTGAACAAGCCAGCAGAGAAGCAGTCGCTGAGCGCTATGGTCGCGAAGTTTCGTGAGCTGGGATTGTTAGCATTTATTATTGTGCTGTCACTCCTCGTGCAGCTGCGCAATCCAAGCTTTCTAACGCTGGAAAATATGAACGATATGATTACGAACACGGCAATCTTAAGCATTTTGGCGGTAGGCATGATGCTCGTCATCATTACGAGAGGCATCGACCTGTCGATTGGGGCGACGCTGGCGCTATCAGGCATGGTTGCTGCGCTGACGGTTAACGCGTTCCCAGAGGTCAATCCGCTGATTGCGATTTTGCTGGGAACAGCTGTCGGGCTAGTGTGCGGCGTCGTACTCGGGTTTCTCATTGCAAAAATGGGCATTCTCCCGATTATCGCCACACTCGGCATGATGAATGTGTTTCGCGGGCTGACCTTTATGGCGAGCGGCGGCAAATGGGTAAGTGCCCATCAAATGCCAACAAGCTTTAAAGCGATTGCCACAGGCTCGATTTTTGGAATTAATACGCTGATTGTTATTGCAGTCGTCATTTATATTGTGTTTTATTATTTCATCAATCACACCCGTACCGGCAGACAAATATATGCGGTGGGCAGCAATCCAGAGTCGGCGAAAATAAGCGGCATTCGCAATGACCGGATTTTATGGCTCGTCTATTCGATTATGGGCGGCTTATCTGGTCTTGCAGGCGTGCTATGGGTATCGAAGTTCGCTTCAGCGCAAGGGGATACAGCTATGGGCTACGAGCTAAGCGTTATCGCAGCTTGTGTACTTGGCGGGGTTAGCATTGCAGGCGGCTCGGGAAAAGTGTCCGGTGTTATATTAGGCTCGATATTGCTCGGCATCCTTAATAATGCACTGCCGCTTATTAATGTATCGCCTTTTTGGCAGATGGGCATTCAAGGCTCGATTATATTGATCGCTGTTATTACGAATGCGCTCGTTAAACGGGGCGTTGACCGCAATAACCTCATGAGGAGGAACATTTAA
- a CDS encoding ABC transporter permease, protein METRVISGSRAFSWKRFFMQWEWMLVLIFIAVNIMNMNLSEYYWSFDSLRDATMTFLDKAFIVLPMVLIIILGDIDISVASIVALSSVIMADLYNSGVPMPIAMLICLGVGLVCGFINGLLVVKFKELSSVIVTLATMIIYRGIAYILLEDQAAGKFPDWFSFLGWGYVGPVPFILIVFAAFAAVFIVLLHRTTFGRRIYAMGNNLTASRFSGIRVDRMKIIVFTLAGLMAAVTALFLTSRMGSTRPNVATGYELDVIAMVVLGGISTAGGKGRMIGAILAVFLIGFLRYGLGLVNVPAQVLLIILGLLLIVAVMLPKLKLFSLTRKESS, encoded by the coding sequence ATGGAAACACGTGTCATTTCGGGCAGCCGGGCCTTTTCATGGAAGCGCTTTTTTATGCAATGGGAATGGATGCTGGTGCTGATTTTTATTGCCGTAAACATTATGAACATGAATTTGTCGGAGTATTATTGGAGCTTTGACAGCCTCAGGGATGCGACGATGACCTTTCTCGATAAAGCCTTTATCGTGCTGCCGATGGTGCTGATCATTATACTCGGGGACATTGATATTTCTGTAGCGTCGATTGTTGCATTATCCTCTGTCATTATGGCCGATCTCTATAACTCGGGCGTTCCCATGCCGATCGCAATGCTCATTTGCCTCGGTGTTGGACTTGTATGCGGCTTCATTAATGGCCTATTAGTCGTCAAGTTCAAGGAGCTCTCCTCGGTCATTGTGACGCTGGCAACGATGATCATTTATCGCGGCATCGCTTATATTTTGCTTGAGGATCAAGCGGCAGGCAAGTTTCCCGACTGGTTTAGCTTTCTTGGCTGGGGCTATGTTGGCCCGGTTCCATTTATCCTTATTGTGTTCGCAGCATTTGCGGCGGTGTTCATCGTGCTGCTGCACCGCACAACCTTCGGACGACGCATCTATGCGATGGGCAATAATTTGACAGCCAGCCGCTTCTCGGGTATTCGCGTCGACCGGATGAAAATTATCGTCTTCACCTTGGCGGGCCTAATGGCGGCAGTTACAGCGCTATTCCTCACCTCGCGTATGGGCAGCACAAGGCCGAATGTGGCAACAGGCTATGAGCTGGATGTTATTGCAATGGTTGTGCTCGGCGGTATCAGTACAGCGGGTGGAAAAGGACGAATGATTGGCGCGATTTTGGCCGTGTTCTTAATCGGCTTCCTGCGCTACGGCCTCGGTCTGGTCAATGTGCCCGCACAAGTGCTGCTCATTATTCTTGGTTTGCTGCTTATCGTAGCGGTTATGCTGCCGAAGCTGAAGCTGTTTTCTCTTACAAGAAAGGAGAGCAGCTAA
- the rhaS gene encoding rhamnose ABC transporter substrate-binding protein — translation MKKVVATFLTVIMVLTLLAACSTSTNKAGETSSDAGASGGKKKFAIIFKNTGNPYGEKEMEGFQQAIEELGHEAILKAPDQPTAEAQIQMIEELISQKVSAIAIVGNDPDALQPALKKAMDQGIKVLSLDSAVNGESRMVHINQADPERIGRVQIQAISDMIGGKGQIAVLSATSQATNQNTWIEWMRTELEDPKYKEIELVKVAYGDDLRDKSVSETEALLKSYPDLKGIIAPTTVGIAAAGKVLTDKGLKGKVHLTGLGLPSEMAEYIESGVSEWMYLWNPLDVGYLSGYAADALVNGTITGEVGDKFTAGRLGDKEVIVDIGGTQIMLGDPFKFDAANIAEWKEVY, via the coding sequence ATGAAGAAGGTTGTAGCGACATTTTTGACAGTGATTATGGTGTTAACGCTTTTAGCCGCATGCAGCACATCGACGAATAAAGCAGGAGAAACGAGCAGCGATGCCGGGGCGAGCGGCGGCAAGAAGAAATTTGCAATCATCTTTAAAAATACAGGCAACCCTTACGGCGAAAAGGAGATGGAGGGGTTTCAGCAGGCGATTGAGGAGCTTGGTCACGAAGCGATTTTGAAGGCACCGGATCAGCCAACTGCCGAAGCGCAAATCCAAATGATTGAAGAGCTGATTTCGCAAAAGGTTTCAGCTATCGCCATTGTAGGTAATGATCCTGATGCCCTCCAGCCAGCATTGAAAAAAGCGATGGACCAAGGCATTAAGGTGCTCTCGCTTGATTCCGCCGTTAACGGTGAAAGCCGTATGGTGCATATTAACCAAGCTGACCCAGAGCGGATCGGGCGTGTGCAAATACAGGCTATTTCCGATATGATCGGCGGTAAAGGGCAAATTGCGGTACTCAGCGCAACCTCTCAGGCGACGAACCAGAATACATGGATTGAATGGATGAGAACGGAGCTGGAAGACCCGAAATATAAAGAAATCGAGCTAGTGAAGGTTGCTTACGGCGACGATCTGCGGGATAAAAGCGTATCGGAAACAGAAGCACTGCTTAAATCATATCCTGATCTTAAGGGCATTATTGCGCCAACGACGGTAGGAATTGCAGCAGCAGGCAAAGTGCTGACCGACAAAGGACTGAAGGGCAAAGTGCATTTGACAGGTCTTGGCCTGCCGAGCGAAATGGCGGAATACATTGAAAGCGGCGTAAGTGAATGGATGTACTTGTGGAATCCGCTCGATGTAGGCTACTTGTCCGGCTATGCGGCTGATGCGCTCGTCAACGGTACGATTACAGGCGAGGTAGGCGACAAATTTACGGCAGGACGTCTCGGCGATAAGGAAGTCATTGTCGACATTGGCGGCACGCAGATTATGCTAGGCGATCCGTTTAAATTTGATGCAGCCAACATTGCCGAGTGGAAGGAAGTTTACTAA
- a CDS encoding cation diffusion facilitator family transporter, producing MDQYEKIKQGEKGAWLSIATYLTLTALKLGGGYYFASGALVADGFNNLTDIVASLAVLIGLRISQKPPDKDHPYGHFRAETIAALIASFIMATVGIQVLITAVGSLWSGKEAAPSLNSAWIAIFSAVVMLSVYVYNRRLAKRINNQALMAAAKDNLSDALVSTGAAIGIIGAQFGLPWLDPVAAIAVGIIICKTAWEIFYSSTHALTDGFDENELTTLRATIERTKGVKSIKDIKARVHGSNVLVDVIVQVDPELTLIESHVICDDIEHRMERKHNIMSVHVHVEPHELDGVKFE from the coding sequence TTGGATCAGTATGAAAAAATCAAGCAGGGCGAGAAGGGTGCTTGGCTCAGCATTGCGACGTATTTGACGCTGACTGCATTAAAGCTAGGAGGCGGCTACTATTTTGCTTCAGGTGCGCTCGTTGCGGACGGTTTTAACAATTTAACGGATATTGTGGCTTCGCTTGCGGTGCTTATCGGGCTGCGAATTTCACAGAAGCCGCCGGATAAAGATCATCCTTATGGACATTTTCGGGCAGAGACGATTGCCGCGCTGATTGCGTCCTTTATTATGGCAACGGTCGGCATTCAAGTATTGATTACAGCTGTCGGCTCGTTGTGGTCGGGAAAAGAAGCGGCGCCATCGCTTAACTCGGCTTGGATCGCTATTTTTTCTGCTGTCGTCATGCTGAGCGTTTATGTTTACAATCGGCGGCTGGCGAAGCGGATTAACAATCAGGCGCTGATGGCGGCGGCAAAGGATAATTTATCCGATGCGCTCGTCAGTACGGGAGCTGCGATTGGTATTATCGGCGCTCAGTTTGGCCTTCCATGGCTCGATCCAGTAGCGGCAATTGCGGTTGGTATTATTATTTGCAAGACGGCTTGGGAAATTTTCTACAGCTCGACCCATGCGCTGACGGATGGCTTTGACGAGAATGAGCTGACGACGCTCAGGGCGACGATTGAACGTACGAAAGGGGTTAAATCCATTAAGGATATTAAAGCCCGCGTTCATGGCAGCAACGTGCTGGTTGACGTCATTGTACAGGTTGATCCCGAGCTCACACTGATCGAAAGCCATGTCATTTGTGATGACATTGAGCATCGCATGGAGCGCAAGCACAATATTATGAGTGTTCATGTCCATGTAGAGCCCCATGAGCTTGATGGTGTCAAATTCGAGTGA
- a CDS encoding SH3 domain-containing protein, which yields MKHTMKKRMITAAFTASLMLGSVSASIPTVMAAQSATVDAGVNFRSAPSASAPVIRMLKKGEQVTILDASNAYWYKLQDSSGRTGYASPSYFSVPSVTNPNAATGTIQKSVSFRTGASLSASRIRYLQAGEQVVIVSQPNGSWYEIKDSSGQAGYVSSQSQYISVSGSSGGSPGTTAPSTGSVESVIAAGLKYLGTPYEYGSSRSNTATFDCSDFVRQAFLDGVGIKLPADSRGQGDYVAQRGNAVTDWRQLKRGDIMFFMSYKGSKASAYAGTNKSSATITHDGIYLGDGKILHTYSNEAGGVTISSIAGTHWEYRFLYGGSAL from the coding sequence TTGAAACACACCATGAAAAAAAGGATGATCACTGCTGCTTTTACTGCATCCCTAATGCTCGGTTCTGTCTCGGCTTCAATTCCCACCGTAATGGCTGCTCAGAGCGCAACCGTAGATGCAGGCGTGAACTTCCGCAGCGCACCATCGGCCTCGGCTCCCGTAATTCGTATGCTTAAAAAAGGAGAACAAGTCACAATACTGGATGCGTCTAACGCATATTGGTACAAGCTTCAGGATTCCTCAGGCCGGACGGGCTATGCTTCGCCTTCCTATTTCTCGGTGCCCTCCGTAACGAATCCGAACGCGGCAACAGGTACTATTCAAAAATCGGTATCCTTTCGGACCGGCGCTTCGCTTTCGGCTAGCCGTATCCGTTATTTGCAGGCTGGCGAACAGGTAGTTATTGTATCGCAGCCAAACGGCAGCTGGTATGAGATTAAAGATTCTTCTGGACAAGCTGGCTACGTCAGCTCTCAATCCCAATATATTAGCGTCTCAGGCAGCTCAGGCGGATCGCCCGGCACTACAGCACCGTCTACCGGGTCTGTGGAGAGCGTCATCGCGGCGGGGCTTAAATATTTAGGCACCCCCTATGAATACGGCTCAAGCCGCAGCAACACGGCAACCTTTGATTGTTCTGATTTTGTAAGGCAAGCTTTTCTGGATGGAGTAGGCATAAAGCTGCCTGCTGATTCGAGGGGGCAAGGAGATTATGTAGCGCAGCGAGGGAATGCAGTGACGGACTGGCGCCAGCTTAAGCGTGGCGATATTATGTTTTTCATGTCTTATAAGGGAAGTAAGGCTTCTGCCTATGCCGGCACAAATAAATCGTCAGCCACGATTACACATGATGGTATTTATTTGGGAGACGGCAAAATTTTGCATACATATTCCAATGAGGCGGGCGGCGTAACGATTAGCAGCATAGCAGGCACGCATTGGGAATATCGTTTCCTGTATGGAGGCAGCGCGCTTTAG
- a CDS encoding acyltransferase, with protein MSTASLQRREAIPELQIVRAMAILGVLSVHSTSYATLKMVNSGYYFLYNFFNIFMKFGTPTFIFLSSFVLFYNYYTRPLDAKLIGSFYKRRALYIIIPYLVFSIIYFILLHYNYYPNRPLDETLSSFWDKVLTGNAYTHLYFVFISIQFYLLLPLFLWLLKKFPALVKWAIPAGFAIQWAFVLINKYALTTPIPNKGSYSLSYFSYYLMGAAIGIYFPKIKHWIIINKQHATRSHVIAWIALWCLWLGAGLWHVSIWYDTRLKIESYHSLLYEFLWNMHTFFSALVLLQLGFLLYRKAAPWLVSLLSKLGALSFGIYLVHPFILFYYREYPPVTGNSLLLHSWYAGGYAAALIGSWIIVSLAARFLPFSWVLFGNLPKPKKRTKTPSAPQKDFTA; from the coding sequence ATGTCTACAGCATCCTTGCAGCGGCGGGAAGCGATTCCCGAGCTGCAGATTGTTCGTGCAATGGCCATCCTAGGCGTATTATCGGTCCACTCGACCTCCTACGCTACGCTGAAAATGGTCAATTCCGGCTACTATTTCTTGTATAACTTTTTTAATATATTTATGAAGTTCGGCACGCCGACCTTTATTTTTCTAAGCAGCTTTGTGTTATTTTACAATTATTATACGAGGCCGCTGGATGCTAAGCTAATCGGCTCTTTTTATAAACGCAGAGCGCTTTATATCATTATTCCTTATTTGGTGTTTTCCATTATCTATTTCATCCTGCTGCATTACAACTACTATCCGAACAGGCCGCTAGATGAAACATTAAGCAGCTTCTGGGATAAGGTACTGACGGGCAATGCTTATACGCATTTGTATTTTGTATTTATCAGCATACAGTTTTATTTACTTCTCCCTTTGTTTCTGTGGCTGCTGAAAAAGTTTCCGGCATTGGTCAAATGGGCGATACCGGCTGGCTTTGCCATTCAATGGGCTTTCGTTCTCATTAATAAATACGCACTGACAACGCCGATTCCGAATAAGGGCAGCTATTCGCTATCCTACTTCTCGTACTATTTGATGGGGGCAGCAATCGGTATCTATTTTCCAAAAATCAAGCATTGGATTATTATAAATAAGCAGCATGCAACCCGGTCGCATGTTATCGCCTGGATTGCCCTTTGGTGTCTATGGCTTGGCGCGGGCCTGTGGCATGTAAGCATCTGGTATGATACGAGACTTAAAATCGAAAGCTATCATTCCCTGCTGTATGAGTTTTTGTGGAATATGCATACTTTCTTCTCGGCGCTTGTGCTGCTTCAGCTCGGGTTTCTGCTTTACCGCAAGGCCGCGCCTTGGCTAGTCTCCTTGCTCTCAAAGCTTGGTGCTTTGTCGTTCGGCATTTATTTGGTTCATCCGTTCATCCTGTTCTACTACCGCGAATATCCGCCTGTGACCGGCAACTCCTTGCTGCTGCACAGCTGGTATGCGGGCGGCTATGCTGCTGCGCTTATCGGCTCTTGGATTATCGTTTCATTAGCCGCGAGGTTTTTGCCTTTCTCCTGGGTGTTGTTTGGCAATTTGCCAAAGCCGAAGAAACGGACCAAGACACCAAGCGCGCCGCAAAAAGACTTCACTGCTTAG
- a CDS encoding NAD-dependent malic enzyme, which yields MKERSMDGKTIILRVEIDIQQAQFGKAATAIETAGGDIIAIDVIHTDKTTTVRDLTVKMTEAGTADRISSALSTLPGIRLQHISDRTFLLHLGGKITVQPKTPIQNRDDLSRVYTPDVARVCQAIEQDPSKAFTLTIKRNTVAVVSDGSAVLGLGNIGPYAAMPVMEGKAMLFKQFADVDAFPICLDTQDTEQIIQAVKQLAPGFGGINLEDISAPRCFEIERRLREELDIPVFHDDQHGTAVVLFAAMLNALKLTGRNISDTRFVICGIGAAGTACTKMLLAGGAKHIIGVDREGILNADRHYDNSMWQWYAEHTNTEKKTGHLAEALAGADVFIGVSAGGILSRAHVESMNADPIVFAMANPEPEIRPELVEDIVAVFATGRSDYPNQINNVLCFPGIFRGALDSRATTVNEEMKLAAAEAIAAVISDDERSPMYIIPSVFNAKVVEEVRKRVIHAAIESGVARRHPRE from the coding sequence ATGAAGGAACGCAGCATGGATGGTAAAACGATTATTTTACGGGTGGAAATAGATATTCAGCAAGCCCAGTTCGGCAAAGCCGCGACGGCTATTGAGACCGCTGGCGGCGATATTATAGCGATTGATGTCATTCATACCGATAAAACAACGACCGTGCGGGATTTGACCGTAAAAATGACCGAGGCCGGTACAGCCGATCGCATTTCCTCGGCTCTTAGCACGCTGCCCGGCATTCGCCTTCAGCACATTTCCGATCGCACCTTTCTGCTCCATCTCGGTGGCAAAATTACGGTTCAGCCAAAAACGCCGATTCAGAACCGCGACGATCTCTCGCGCGTTTATACACCAGACGTCGCAAGAGTATGCCAAGCGATTGAACAGGACCCGTCCAAGGCGTTCACACTTACGATTAAACGCAATACCGTCGCTGTTGTCTCTGACGGCAGTGCCGTGCTTGGTCTTGGAAATATCGGGCCATACGCCGCAATGCCCGTTATGGAGGGCAAAGCGATGCTGTTTAAGCAATTCGCTGACGTTGATGCGTTTCCCATTTGCCTCGATACCCAGGATACGGAACAGATTATACAAGCCGTCAAGCAATTAGCTCCAGGCTTTGGCGGCATTAATCTAGAAGATATTTCCGCTCCACGCTGCTTTGAGATCGAACGCCGGTTGCGTGAGGAGCTTGATATTCCTGTGTTTCACGATGATCAGCATGGTACAGCCGTCGTCCTGTTCGCCGCAATGCTGAACGCGCTCAAGCTGACGGGACGAAACATTTCGGACACCCGCTTCGTTATATGTGGTATTGGAGCAGCAGGTACAGCTTGCACGAAGATGCTGCTTGCCGGCGGCGCAAAACATATTATAGGAGTCGACCGTGAAGGGATTTTAAACGCTGACCGACATTATGATAATAGCATGTGGCAGTGGTACGCCGAGCATACCAATACTGAGAAGAAGACGGGTCATTTGGCCGAAGCGCTAGCTGGTGCAGATGTTTTTATTGGCGTATCAGCAGGCGGAATTTTGTCCAGAGCGCATGTCGAGTCGATGAATGCAGATCCGATTGTATTTGCAATGGCGAATCCCGAGCCTGAAATTCGTCCGGAGCTGGTCGAGGATATCGTTGCTGTGTTTGCAACAGGTCGATCCGACTATCCGAATCAAATTAACAACGTGCTGTGCTTCCCTGGGATTTTCCGCGGGGCACTCGATAGCCGAGCAACAACCGTTAATGAAGAAATGAAGCTGGCTGCCGCTGAAGCGATTGCTGCTGTCATTAGTGATGACGAGCGCAGCCCGATGTATATTATCCCCAGCGTTTTCAATGCCAAAGTCGTAGAAGAGGTACGCAAACGCGTCATCCATGCTGCTATCGAGAGCGGTGTAGCTCGCAGACATCCGCGCGAATAG
- a CDS encoding glycosyltransferase codes for MRKKRVLLLSEGFGSGHTQAAYALAAGLRQINPEIQTRVIELGKFLNPVVGPWIMSAYRKTVSKQPKMVGLMYRSNYKKSLNRFTQLALHRMFYTQTSQVISQLKPDLIVCTHPVPNAVVGRLKRLGLHIPLYTLITDYDAHGAWVNPEVSKYLVSTPLVRNKLMERGVIPMNIEVTGIPVHPNFWTTYDKQELLQKFNLKPMPTVLIMGGGWGLMYEDNLLEYMTKWRESIQLIFCVGSNEKVREKMLLSPMFQHPNIQVLGFTNEISKLMDIADLLVTKPGGMTCTEGMSKGMPMLFYEPIPGQEEENCEYFIRNGFGEMLDSAAMVDKWFAMIQEPYTSGQFRESLLTKRNQQYDPKSCPNAVLRLMQ; via the coding sequence ATGCGTAAGAAAAGAGTGCTGCTGCTCTCCGAGGGCTTCGGCTCGGGACATACGCAAGCCGCATATGCTCTAGCGGCGGGATTGCGCCAAATTAACCCCGAGATTCAAACCCGCGTAATTGAGCTGGGCAAATTTCTTAATCCGGTAGTCGGGCCATGGATTATGTCTGCTTATCGCAAAACCGTAAGCAAACAGCCAAAAATGGTCGGCCTGATGTATCGCAGCAATTACAAGAAATCGCTAAACCGCTTTACGCAGCTTGCTCTTCATCGCATGTTCTATACACAAACGTCTCAGGTTATTTCCCAATTGAAGCCGGATCTTATCGTATGCACGCATCCCGTTCCCAATGCAGTCGTAGGAAGACTAAAGCGTCTTGGACTACATATACCGCTGTACACGCTTATTACCGATTACGATGCCCATGGCGCATGGGTCAATCCGGAGGTCAGCAAATACCTGGTGTCTACCCCGCTTGTGAGAAACAAGCTGATGGAGCGCGGCGTAATCCCCATGAATATTGAAGTGACAGGCATTCCGGTACACCCGAACTTCTGGACAACCTACGACAAGCAGGAGCTGCTGCAAAAATTCAACTTAAAGCCTATGCCTACTGTGCTTATAATGGGTGGAGGCTGGGGATTGATGTATGAAGACAACCTCCTTGAATATATGACCAAGTGGCGCGAAAGCATACAATTGATTTTCTGCGTCGGCAGCAATGAGAAGGTAAGGGAGAAAATGCTTTTGAGCCCTATGTTCCAGCATCCGAACATTCAGGTGCTCGGGTTCACCAACGAGATCAGCAAGCTGATGGACATTGCCGATCTACTCGTGACGAAGCCGGGGGGGATGACCTGTACCGAAGGCATGAGCAAGGGAATGCCGATGCTCTTCTATGAACCGATACCGGGACAGGAAGAAGAAAACTGCGAATATTTTATCCGCAATGGCTTTGGTGAAATGCTTGATTCTGCTGCAATGGTAGATAAGTGGTTTGCCATGATTCAGGAACCGTATACTTCAGGCCAATTCCGAGAAAGCTTGCTAACGAAGCGCAACCAACAATACGACCCGAAGAGCTGTCCGAATGCCGTCCTGCGTTTAATGCAGTGA
- the kapB gene encoding sporulation phosphorelay system protein KapB: MEEARSTFEVGAIVKAEVRSGLYVGEVMELHGPRALFKVLAVLKHPQQGDLHHPYEPDVPLFHERPALAYTEKTMIPLRQLQSFSGHVPDYRESLRAALEAEVAALDRLKRWSEQGLALLEQLGKQYK, translated from the coding sequence ATGGAAGAAGCAAGGAGTACATTTGAAGTTGGAGCCATTGTGAAAGCGGAAGTAAGATCGGGCCTTTATGTTGGTGAAGTGATGGAATTGCATGGACCTCGTGCATTGTTCAAGGTGCTGGCTGTTCTTAAGCATCCACAGCAAGGTGATTTGCATCATCCGTACGAGCCGGATGTACCGCTGTTTCATGAGCGGCCAGCGCTGGCCTATACAGAGAAGACGATGATACCGCTGCGCCAGTTGCAGAGCTTTAGCGGCCACGTACCGGATTACCGCGAATCGCTGCGTGCTGCCTTGGAGGCCGAGGTGGCTGCGCTTGATCGGTTGAAGCGCTGGTCAGAGCAGGGTCTTGCTTTGCTTGAGCAGCTTGGAAAGCAATATAAGTAG